CATCACCGGCGCGTACACCCCCGGAAAGATCCTTGCGTCTCGCGGGTCGGGCTCGGTCCGCCTGAGATCGGCCAGCTTGCCCAGTCCCCATTCGACCTTGGCCGTGGCGATCCGAACGTCCTCCGTCGCCTTCTTCGTCGTCTTGACCTGGAGCTTGCGCTCGGCGTCGGCCAGACGCTTGCGCTGCACGAAGAGCTCCTGTTCGAGCTTGGTGGCCTGCTCGGCGTTGAAGGCATCGATTAGGCCCTTGATCTCCCGCTCCTCGTCGGACTCCGGGTTCATGAAGGCGGCATCCATGGCCTTCGGAATCTTGATCCTCGGGTTGCTCTGGCGCTCGTAGTACAGCTTGGCAAATGCCCGCAGCGACAGGACACCGCCGAACAGGCGAAAGAACCGCTTGTAGTCCGCACGGATCTGGGCTGAATAGCACATGCGTCCCATTGTGGCGACGATTTCAGCCGTGGTGGGCAGGGTTTCATCAGGACCGCCGCGGCGACCCATTTCACTTTGCGGCATCGCCAGGCGCAAATTTGTAAACCTTCTTGCTCACTTCCCTGAGCGGAATGATACTGTATGTCCATACAGTTATTGGAGTCCTCGTGGCCATCCCCCTGTCTTGGGCCGATGGCGATGAAGCGTCCTCGGCCCCGCAGATTTCCGTCCCGTCGGCGCAGCCGCGGCGTCCGCCGCTCGCGCTGCCGCACGCCATCGAATCAGCCATCTGGCGCGGCGATGCGCTCGGCACGCCGGTCACCTCGGCCGTAGGCACCGGGTTTGAACGCCTCGATGCCGAACTGCCGGGCGGCGGCTGGCCCTGCCAGTCCCTGACGGAGGTGCTGCAGGTCCAGCCCTCGGTGCTCGAATGGCGGCTGCTCGCGCCGGCCATGCGCACGCTGGTCGCGCAAGGCAGGCAGATCGTGGTCATCGGGCCGCCGAAGGCGCCCCATCTGCCGGGCCTGCACCACCTCGGCCTGGACGAGCGCCACCTGGTCTGGATTGCCGCCGACAAGCCGGTCGAGCGCCTCTGGGCGACCGAGCAGCTCATCAAGGCCAACGCGGCCGGCATGCTGGTCAGCTGGCTGCCGCAAGCCCGCCAGGAGCAGATCCGCCGCCTGCAGGTCTGCGCCCAAAGCTGCGACGGCCCCGTCATCCTGTGCCGGCCGGCCGCCGCCGAGCACGAGGCCTCGGCCGCGCCGCTGCGGCTGCAGGCACGCTTCGGCGTCGACTGGGAGCTGCGCATCCATCTGCTCAAGCGCAAGGGGCCGCCGCACGAGGGGGAACTGACGCTCCCTTCGGTGCCCGGCGGCCTCGAAGCCATCCTGACGCCGCGTCTTCGCCATCCGAGCCGCCTGATTGCGGCGCGCCAATCCCGGGAGCTTTCCCATGCTGTGGGCAGCCCTTCTTCCCGACAGC
This genomic window from Variovorax paradoxus contains:
- the imuA gene encoding translesion DNA synthesis-associated protein ImuA; translation: MAIPLSWADGDEASSAPQISVPSAQPRRPPLALPHAIESAIWRGDALGTPVTSAVGTGFERLDAELPGGGWPCQSLTEVLQVQPSVLEWRLLAPAMRTLVAQGRQIVVIGPPKAPHLPGLHHLGLDERHLVWIAADKPVERLWATEQLIKANAAGMLVSWLPQARQEQIRRLQVCAQSCDGPVILCRPAAAEHEASAAPLRLQARFGVDWELRIHLLKRKGPPHEGELTLPSVPGGLEAILTPRLRHPSRLIAARQSRELSHAVGSPSSRQPAGRPAAAH